The Fusobacterium massiliense DNA window GTAACTCCTGAAAGAGCTGAAAAAGTAGATTTTAGTTTACCATATATGAAAGTTTCTTTAGGAGTAGTTTCTCCAAATGGAGCTGTTATTAAAAGTGTTGAAGAATTAAAAGATAAAACATTAATAGTAAGCAAAGGAACTACTGCAGAGTATTATTTTTCTAAAAATCACCCAGAAGTAAAATTACAAAAATATGATGCTTATACTGATGCATATAATGCTTTACTAGATGGAAGAGGAGATGCTTTCTCAACAGACAATACTGAAGTTTTAGCTTGGGCTACTTCTAATCCTGGATTTACTGTTGGAATAGATTCTCTTGGAGATGTTGATACTATAGCTGTAGCTGTACAAAAAGGAAATAAAGATTTATTAGATTGGATAAATAATGAAATTGTTGAATTAGGAAAAGAAAACTTTTTCCACGAAGCATATAAAGCTACTTTAGAACCAATCTATGGAGATTCTGCTAATCCAGATTCAATAGTTGTTGAAGGTGGAAAATTAAATTAATTAAGTTATAATCCCTCATTATAATAAATAAAATCTCTTGACAGCCGTATGAGTTCTACGAGCTCAATAAACATAGGCTCTTCGAACTAATACGGACGTCACAAGGGATAATTTTTTATTTTATCAAGAAATTAATTTTAAATAATTTTTATAAATTGTAAAATAAAGTGCCACATCTAAAATAAATAAGATTTTTTTAGAATTTTTTTAATAAATTCTCTTTTTGTGGTATACTTATAAAACATATCATTAATATAGAGGTGGAAAAATGGAAAAACAAATTGGAACTATTTGTGTTCATGGACAAAAAGATAGAAGAAATATAGATAATACAGGAGCAATTAGCTGTCCTATATATCAATCAGCAACTTTTGAACATCCAGCATTTGGACAATCGACAGGTTTTGATTATTCAAGATTACAAAATCCGACAAGAGAAGAATTAGAAAGAGTAGTTTGTGACTTAGAAAATGGAATAGATGCTGTAGCATTTAGCACTGGAATGGCAGCTGTCACAACCTTAATAGAAATATTATCTCCAGGAGATCATATTGTTGCAACTGATGATTTATACGGGGGAACTATTAGATTATTGGAAAATATTTCTAAAAAAAATGGCCTTTCTACAACTTTTATTGAAAGTGATAACATTGAAAATGTAAAAAATGCCATCAATAAAAATACAAAAATGATATACATTGAAACTCCAACAAATCCAATGATGAAAGTTACAGATTTACAGGAAGTAGCTAAAATAGCAAAGGAAAATAACTGTATATTAGTTGTAGACAATACTTTTTTAACCCCTTATTTTCAAAAACCTCTTGACTTAGGTGCAGATGTAGTTGTTCATAGTGGGACAAAATATTTAGCTGGTCATAATGACACTTTAGCTGGATTTTTAGTTACAAACTCTGAAGAACTTAAAGAAAAAATAAGATATATTTATAAAACAACAGGAGCTTGTTTAGCACCATTTGATTCTTGGCTTGTATTAAGAGGTATAAAAACTTTACATATAAGAATGGAACAACATCAAAAAAATGCTACTAAAATAGCTGAATGGTTGAAAACTCAAAAAGCTGTTAAAAATGTTTACTATACAGGTTTGGCAGAACATCCATCAATAGAAATTTCTAAAAAACAAAGCAAGGGCTTTGGTGGAATGGTATCTTTTCATGTAGATAGTCCAGATAGAGCAAAAAAAATACTAAAAGATGTAAAAATAATAAAGTTTGCTGAAAGTTTAGGTGGAATTGAAAGTCTAATAACTTATCCTATGTATCAAACACATGCTGATGTTCCTATGGATGAAAGATTATCTAGAGGTATAAATGAATGCTTATTAAGATTATCTGTTGGAATAGAAGATGTTGAAGATTTAATAAAAGATTTAAACCAAGCTATAAATGATTAATTCTCTATAAAAAAAAATCCTTGATATCTGCTGTCAAGGATTTTTTATATTCTAAAAGTATAAATTTAATTAGAAAATTAGTCTCGAGGCTGTGAACTTTTTTCTGTAAATTTTATTCTTCTATGATTAAAATTACTTAATTAAGTTTAACATATTAATATAATATTGAGCCTGTTTTATTGAGCTCGTAGAACTCATACGGCTATCCAAAGACCTTATTTATTTTAAATTCAACTTATTTTTTTTGTAAAAGATAAATCTACAATTTTTATACCATCAACTGCAGCACTCATTATTCCACCAGCATAACCTGCCCCTTCTCCTATTGGAAAAAGTCCTTTTATACTTATAGATTCTCCTTTTATATCTCTCAATATTTTTACTGGAGCTGATGTTCTAGTTTCTGGACCTATAAGATTAACTCTTCTTGAAATAAATAAATTATTTTTACTCCAATTTTCAAAAGCTGTTTGTAAATTTCTTGTAATATAATCAGGAAAAAATTCATTCATATTATATGAACATAGTTCCATTTTATAACTACTTTCTATTTCAAAACTAGTCTTTTTATTTTTCATAAAATCTATAATATTTTGGTAAATAGCTCCGTATTTACCAACGATTTCATAATTTCTTTTTTCAATTTCTTCTTGTAAATGCATTCCAGAAAAAATTTGATTTCCATAATCTTTTTCAGAGATTCCAACTACTATTGCAGAATTTGAAAATTTCCCATTTCTTGTTGAATAGCTCATACCATTTACCAATGAGCCTCCAATTTCAGAAGTGGCATTAACTATTTCTCCACCAGGACACATACAAAATGAAAAAGTTCCTCTAGTTTCTTTTTTATTGTTAAAAGCCATATTATAAGTTGCAGCTTCTAAAAGAGGATTTTTCACAGCTTCTCCATATTGCATTTTATCAATATCTTCTCTAAAATGTTCTATTCTAACTCCTATAGCAAAAGGCTTATTTTCTATTGCAACTCCTCTTTTATATAACATTTTATAAGTATCTCTAGAAGAATGGCCTATTGCAAAAATGGCCTTATCTATTGGATAAGTATAGCTATTATTAGTATTTACATCTAAAATTTTTAATCCTACTAATTCTGAATTTAATACTTCAATATCTTCTACCAAAGAATTAAAATAAAATTTTCCACCCATAGACTTAATCTTTTCTCTCAAATTTTTTACTACAGTTCTTAATACATCAGTTCCAATATGAGGTTTATAATTCCAAAAAATTTCTTCTTGAGCACCGCAATCGATTAAATCTTTAAAGACTTTTTCTATATATTCACTTTTTATTCTAGTATTTAATTTACCATCTGAATATGTCCCTGCTCCACCTTCTCCAAATTGTATATTTGAATTAGGATTTAATATTCCAGTTTTTATAAAATTGGCTGTTGTTTTGTTTCTTTTATCTACTTCTTCTCCTCTTTCAAAAACAATGGGAATATATCCATATTCAGCAAGTCTTAATGCAGAAAAAAGTCCAGCTGGTCCTGTTCCTACAACTGCTATTTCTCTTTTTGGATAAAGTGGTAACCTTTTATCGTATATTTCTTCTTGTGCAATAGAAAGTTTTTTATATTTCTCAATATTTATATCTTTTTTTAAATCAATTTCTAAAGTATAAATAAATTTTATATCTCTCTTATTTCTGCTATCTATAGATTTTTTTAGATACTTCAAACTTTCAATATTATTTTTATTTATTCCATTTTTTTCAAGTTCCATATATATTTCTTTATTTTGATCTTTATTTATAGAAACTATTATATTATTAATATTTATTTTCATTCTAATTACCTTTTCTAATTATCTTAATCAGCTAAATCATTTAAATACTGAATATTAAGATTAATTTTATCAATATATGAATTAAATACTTTTAATTCTTCAATTTTTATATTTTTTCTAGAATTTTTTATTTTTTGTGTTTCATTTTTCATTTTTTCAAATTTTTCTAAAATATTTTTTCTATCCTTATCATTTATTGGATTTTCTAATATTTTAAAATATTCATCTGATAAAACTTCGTATTTTAACTGTAATTTTTCTTCAATTTCTTTTATAGGTGTATTATCATCTATATTATTTAAAAAAGAACAAGCATTAAAAAATGCTGTTAATACAAAAACATATAAAATTTTTCTCATTTTCCCCTACTTCCAAAGATTCATTTCTATTTTTTTATCTCTTAACATAAGTTCATTTACAGCTTCTTTTGCATTTTTATTTTCAAAAAGAACCTCATAAATTTGTTCAATGATAGGCATTTCTACATTATACTTCTTAGCAGCTTCATATGCCGCTTTAGCACTATAAACACCTTCAACAACCATATTAACTTCTTTTATTGCATCTTCCAATTTGTAGCCTTTTCCTAATAAAATTCCAGCTTTTCTATTACGACTATGTAAACTAGCACAAGTTACGATTAAATCCCCTAGACCTGTTAATCCATAAAAAGTTGACAAATCTCCTCCCATAGCAACTCCTAGGATAGAAATTTCTTTTATTCCTCTTGTTATTAAGGCTGCTTTTGTGTTGTCACCATATCCCAGTCCATCTGCTATTCCTGCAGCTAAAGCTATAACATTTTTTAATGCTCCACCTATTTCTATTCCCCTCGTATCTTGGCTTGTATAAACTCTAAAATTTTGATTCATAAAAATATTCTGTAAATATTCTACTGTTTTTTTATCATGTGAAGATACAACACATGTCGTAGGTATCCCTCTTCCAACTTCTTCAGCATGACTTGGTCCTGATAAAACTGCTACTTTAACATTGGATTTTTGTATTTCTTCTTCTATGATATCAGTCATAGTATTTAAAGTATGTTCTTCTAATCCTTTAGATACATTTAATATAATTTGCTCATCATTAATTAAATCTTTTATATTACTTGATATTTTTCTTATAGCAGATGATGGAACAGCTAGAATAACTATATTTTTATCTTTAATAGCCTCTTCTAAATTATGTGTTATAAAAATTTCTTCTGGTATCTTTATATTAGGTAATTTAGTCTTATTTTCTCTAATTTCTTTCAATTCTTCTACTTCTTTTTTATCATAAGACCAAATAGTAATTTTATGTCCGTTAGTATTTAATAAAATAGCTAAAGCTATTCCCCATCCACCTGAACCAATAACTGCAATTTTTGTCATGAGTTTTCCTCCGATATATAGTAATTCTCTACTTCCAATTTTACTTTTTTTCCTTTTACAGCTTCAACAAACATAATAGATGATATACTTTTTTCAGGATAAATGAATACTATCTTTTTTATTGAAAAATTATATTCATCTAACTTTTTTATAATTTCAACGAGTCTATGTGTTCTATGAACAAAAAACAATGTCCCAATTGGCTTTAAAAATTTTTTTGCCAAAGATATAAATTCATCTAAGTTTAGTTGAATTTCGTGTCTTGAAATTGCTCTGTGTAAATTATCGTTTATTTTTTTCCCATTTAATTCCATATAAGGTGGATTGGATATTACATAGTCAAAATAATTTCCTTTTTTGTATTCTTTTACATCTAAATATTCAAAAGTTATATTTTTTTCTATATTATTTATTTTTAAATTTTTCTTAGCTCTCTCTATATTTTCTCCTTGAATATCAATTCCAATTATTTCATTCAAATATTTATTTTCAGATAAAAACAGAGGTAATACTCCATTCCCTGTTCCAATATCTAATATTTTTGAATTACTTTTATTAATAGATTTCTCAGCTAACTTAAATAATACTACCGTATCTATTCCAAATTTAAAACCATCTTTTTTTTGAATAATTTTTTTCCCATCTAAATCTTCTAAAATCTCATCTTCTCTTAGCATTTTATTCTTTCTCTAAAATTCTATTTTCAATTTCTTCTTTTGATTTCATATTTTTTAAAATACTAGCTTCTTTTCTATTAAATTTGATATCTTCTATATTAAACCTTGAAATTCCCTTATCTTGTACATCTATATAAAGAAAACCATTAAGAGGACTAATACTAACTACTTTCCCTTCTCCCATCTGAGTTCCAACACTTTGATTTACAGCCGGAAAGTCTTTTAATGCTTCTTCATATTGAGCATATTCATAATTTATACAACATAGAAGTCTTCCACAAACTCCTGATATTTTTGTAGGATTTATAACTAGCCCTTGATCTCTAGCCATTTTTACAGATACAGAATCAAATCTATTTATAAAAGTTTTACAACAAAGCTCTTTACCACAAGGTCCTATATTTCCTAATATTCTAGCTTCATCTCTAACACCTATTTGTCTTAATTCTATTCTTGTTCTAAAAATTAGGGCTAAATCCTTTACAAGTTCTCTAAAATCTATTCTTCCATTAGCAGTAAAATAGAAAATCAACTTTGATTTATCAAAAGTATATTCACTTGTTATCAATTTCATTTCAAGTTGATGTTTTGATATTTTTTCTTTACAAATCTTAAAAGCTTCCTCAGCTTCTAATTTTTGTTCTATATAAGTTTCAACTTCTTTATCACTTGCAAGCTTTAAAACTGGTTTTAAAGGTAAGACTAAATCTTTTTCCTTCATCATAATCGGATTACTTGAAGCTATACCTATTTCTTTACCTCTTATAGTTTCAACAATAACCTTATCATTTTTTTTATATTTTTCTTCTCCTAATACCTCAAAATAATATCTCTTTTTTGTGATTTCAAAGGTTACTACAAGAACTTTATGTAATCTCTCAGGATCCGTACTTATAATTACTTCTTTTTCTGTTAAATTCTCTTCTATAATATTTTCCATTTATTATTTTTTCTCCAATCTATATTAATCCTTCTTCTAAAAAACTAAAATAAGAATTTTTTGTTATAATAATATGCTCTATTAATATTGCACCAAAATTTTTTAATCCCTTTGCAATCTCATTAGTTAAATCTATATCAGATTTTGAGGGATTGATATTACCTGATGGATGATTATGAGCTAAAATTATTGACTTAGCATTTAATTTTATCACATTTTTATATATCTCTCTAGGATAAACAGAACTTCTATCTAAAGTTCCTGATGAATTTTCCTCAAATTTTATTACTTCATTAGAGCTCGATAGATAAATTACATAAAATTTTTCTATATTTCCAAAAGCTATTTTACTTCTTAAATATTTTAATAACATATCTTTATTTAAAATTTTTTCTTCTGATGAGTATTCAACCGGTTTTTCTTTTATACTTTGTTCATATAAAACAGTTGAAACATCTCCTATTAATTTTAAAAAAGTTATTGAATTTTCTCCTAATCCCTTAATATTCAAACTTTTTATATCATTGTAGTCTGCTTTTAAAACTGCATTAACAGTTTTATATTTTTTTATTAGCTCTTTTGCAATAACTTTTGTATCTTTTCTAGGTATACTATATGTCAATAATAATTCTAAAATTTCATAGTCCAAAAATGTTTTTATTCCATTTTCTAAAAATTTTTGTCTTATTCTATTTCTATGTCCCAAGTTAATATTCTCATCCATATTATCACCTATATTATCAATTAATTAAATAACTTATACACCTCTTCAGGAGATTTCATTGTATTAATCATTTCTATAGCACATTCTATCATAGGATAAGCAAATACTGCTCCTGTTCCTTCTCCTAATCTCATATTCATATTTAAAAATACTTTTTCATTAAGATGATTTAAAATTAAATTTACACCCGGTTCTTCACTTTTGTGAGTAAATAACAAGTAATCTTGTATTAATGGATTTATTTTACAAGCAAGTAAAGCTGCAACAGATGATATAAAACCATCAACTAACATTAATTTTTTATTTAATGCACAACCTATATACATTCCTACCATACAAGCTATATCTAGACCTCCAACTGATGAAATCATATCTACAATATCCATATCGAAAGTATTATATTTTTCACAGGCTTCTTTAATAACTTTTTTCTTTTTATTTAATCCTTCTTGACTAAGTCCACCACCAAGTCCTACAACTTCATCTATATTTTCTTTTAATATTGAATATAAAAGAGCTGAACTTGTAGTAGTATTAGCTATTCCCATTTCTCCATTTGAAAAAATATCGAATTCTTTTGCTTTTTTATAAATAATGTCTATTCCTATAAAAATTGCTTGTAAACATTCTTCTTCAGACATAGCTTTTTCTTTATAAAAATTATTAGTTCCTCTTCTTATTTTCTTATTAAAAAAATTAGGGTAAGTTCCTTTTATATCATTTTTTATTCCTACATCGATTAAATTAAATTCTATATTTAATTGATTTGTAAATATTCCTATTGCTGCAATTTTATTAAGCATAGCTTCTGAAACAATAGCTGTATACTCTATAGGACATGAAGAAACTCCTTCCTCTATAACTCCATTGTCAGCTGCTGCAACAATATGGCATTTTTTTTCTACTTTTTTTAATGGATACCCATATATTCCAGCTATTTTTTTACATATTTCTTCCAATATTCCCAAACTTCCTGCTGGTTTCATTTTTCTATTTAATTCATTTTGAGCTTTCTTTATATTTTCTAAATTTACCTTTTCTATACTATTAGTTAAATCAAATAAATCTTTTTTTGTTTTAAGTTCTATTTTCATATTATCCACTTTCTAAAATTATTTAATCTAATCTTGTAAGATAACAAAAATCTAAATTACCTTCAAGCACTACAACTGAACCATTTTTTATATCAAATTTCCAATAAACATCCATATTCCCAGCTATTAAATAAGCTAATATTGAGTTTATGATTCCCCAATGAGCAACAACCAAATTATCTTTTGAAAAATCTAATCTTTTTAAAAATGAAATTACCCTTTCATACATTTGAAAAGGACTTTCTCCTGTTTTATAATTAAAATTTTTCCAATCTTTTTCCATAAGTTTAGCTTCTTCCGGATATTTTGCTAAAATTTCTTCATATGTTAGTCCTTCAAAAATTCCAAAATTAAGCTCCTCTATATCCTTATCAAAAATTATATCTTTTTTTAAATGATTACAGATTTCAGCAGTTTCTTTTGCTCTTTTTAACGGACTTGAATAAATATTATCGTAAGAAATATTTAAAAGTTTTTTCTTAGCCATATTTGCTTGTTCTATTCCTAGTTCATTTAAAGATGGGTTTAATTTACCAAAAAAAACTTTATTATAATTCAATTCAGTTTGACCATGTCTTACCAATATTAATTTCCCCATTTTTTACTCCTAATATTTAATAAAGGAAAAAAGAAGGAAGATACAATATTAAAAATAAATATAAAAGAGATGTAAGTTCAACTAAAGCTCCTAAAGTATCTCCAGTTATTCCTCCAATTTTTCTTTCAATTAATTTTGAAAAACCATAAGATATAAAAATTAATATTAAAATTATAATAAAATTTATTAGCATAATTTTTTTATCAATCAAAGAGACAAAAATATAAGCCACTGTTAAAATAAAAGCAATAATAACATCAAATAACTTTGTATTATCAGCAAACATTTTCCCCATTCCTGTTGCTCTTGCATAAGGTGCAGAGGCACAACTAACAACGCTACATAGTCTAGATGCAACTGGATAAGTTAATACAGCAAACATTAAGTATTCTCCACCATATTCACTTGCAATTGAAAATAATAACACAAATTTTATTAAAAAATAAAGAATAAGTGCTAAAACTCCATTACTTCCTATTCTAGAATCTTTCATTATTTCTAGCATTTTTTGTTTACTTCTGTAACTAAAAATCCCATCAAAAGTATCTGCTAATCCATCAAGATGTAAGCCCCCAGTTATTACAATATCAACTAATATTATTACAATAACTGTTAATGGTAATACCGATACTGTTAAATTTTTTGATAAATATGAAATTCCCAATGTAAAAACTAATAATATAAATCCTATTATTATTCCTACTAATGGAAAAAATTTCATTGATTTTCCTAATTTTTCTTCCTCATATTTTAAATTAGGCATAGGTAATCTTGTCATAAATGACAAAAGTAATAAAAAGCCTTTCATTATATTCCTCCTATTATTTTTTTATTTTATTTTTACTTTAATTCCAGATATAGCTAAATATGCTTCATCTGAATAACTAGCTACAATTTGATTTATTCTTCCACAGATATCTCTAAAATATCTACCCAAAGGATACTCTGGAACAAGTCCAAAACCAACTTCATTTGTTACAAATACACAGTCTATTTCTTTTGATTTTAAATATTCTAAAAATTTTGTTATTTCAACCACAATTTCAGTTTCTATTTTATTTACGACATCTATATTCACATTGTCCCAATCTACTTCTCTATCCATTATCATAAAATTCGTAACAAAATTTGTTATGCAATCAAATAAAATTACTTGAGCTTCTAAAATATATTTATCTAAATTTGAAACCAAATTTTTATATGCTTCTATTGTTATCCAACTTTCTCCTCTTCTTTCAATATGTTTTTTTACTCTATCTTTCATTTCTTCATCAAAAGGAATTGCTGTTGCAAAATAGATTTTTTTTTCATATTT harbors:
- a CDS encoding cysteine ABC transporter substrate-binding protein, producing MKIWKKVLKLATVGVAVFALAACGNKTENNSQSQETTTAKARTVQEIKDSGVIRIGVFTDKAPFGYVDENGKNVGFDIYFTDRLAKDLGVKVEYISLDPASRVEYAETGKADIVAANFTVTPERAEKVDFSLPYMKVSLGVVSPNGAVIKSVEELKDKTLIVSKGTTAEYYFSKNHPEVKLQKYDAYTDAYNALLDGRGDAFSTDNTEVLAWATSNPGFTVGIDSLGDVDTIAVAVQKGNKDLLDWINNEIVELGKENFFHEAYKATLEPIYGDSANPDSIVVEGGKLN
- a CDS encoding trans-sulfuration enzyme family protein is translated as MEKQIGTICVHGQKDRRNIDNTGAISCPIYQSATFEHPAFGQSTGFDYSRLQNPTREELERVVCDLENGIDAVAFSTGMAAVTTLIEILSPGDHIVATDDLYGGTIRLLENISKKNGLSTTFIESDNIENVKNAINKNTKMIYIETPTNPMMKVTDLQEVAKIAKENNCILVVDNTFLTPYFQKPLDLGADVVVHSGTKYLAGHNDTLAGFLVTNSEELKEKIRYIYKTTGACLAPFDSWLVLRGIKTLHIRMEQHQKNATKIAEWLKTQKAVKNVYYTGLAEHPSIEISKKQSKGFGGMVSFHVDSPDRAKKILKDVKIIKFAESLGGIESLITYPMYQTHADVPMDERLSRGINECLLRLSVGIEDVEDLIKDLNQAIND
- a CDS encoding NAD(P)/FAD-dependent oxidoreductase, which encodes MKININNIIVSINKDQNKEIYMELEKNGINKNNIESLKYLKKSIDSRNKRDIKFIYTLEIDLKKDINIEKYKKLSIAQEEIYDKRLPLYPKREIAVVGTGPAGLFSALRLAEYGYIPIVFERGEEVDKRNKTTANFIKTGILNPNSNIQFGEGGAGTYSDGKLNTRIKSEYIEKVFKDLIDCGAQEEIFWNYKPHIGTDVLRTVVKNLREKIKSMGGKFYFNSLVEDIEVLNSELVGLKILDVNTNNSYTYPIDKAIFAIGHSSRDTYKMLYKRGVAIENKPFAIGVRIEHFREDIDKMQYGEAVKNPLLEAATYNMAFNNKKETRGTFSFCMCPGGEIVNATSEIGGSLVNGMSYSTRNGKFSNSAIVVGISEKDYGNQIFSGMHLQEEIEKRNYEIVGKYGAIYQNIIDFMKNKKTSFEIESSYKMELCSYNMNEFFPDYITRNLQTAFENWSKNNLFISRRVNLIGPETRTSAPVKILRDIKGESISIKGLFPIGEGAGYAGGIMSAAVDGIKIVDLSFTKKIS
- a CDS encoding NAD(P)H-dependent glycerol-3-phosphate dehydrogenase, with amino-acid sequence MTKIAVIGSGGWGIALAILLNTNGHKITIWSYDKKEVEELKEIRENKTKLPNIKIPEEIFITHNLEEAIKDKNIVILAVPSSAIRKISSNIKDLINDEQIILNVSKGLEEHTLNTMTDIIEEEIQKSNVKVAVLSGPSHAEEVGRGIPTTCVVSSHDKKTVEYLQNIFMNQNFRVYTSQDTRGIEIGGALKNVIALAAGIADGLGYGDNTKAALITRGIKEISILGVAMGGDLSTFYGLTGLGDLIVTCASLHSRNRKAGILLGKGYKLEDAIKEVNMVVEGVYSAKAAYEAAKKYNVEMPIIEQIYEVLFENKNAKEAVNELMLRDKKIEMNLWK
- a CDS encoding tRNA1(Val) (adenine(37)-N6)-methyltransferase, which codes for MLREDEILEDLDGKKIIQKKDGFKFGIDTVVLFKLAEKSINKSNSKILDIGTGNGVLPLFLSENKYLNEIIGIDIQGENIERAKKNLKINNIEKNITFEYLDVKEYKKGNYFDYVISNPPYMELNGKKINDNLHRAISRHEIQLNLDEFISLAKKFLKPIGTLFFVHRTHRLVEIIKKLDEYNFSIKKIVFIYPEKSISSIMFVEAVKGKKVKLEVENYYISEENS
- a CDS encoding PSP1 domain-containing protein, producing the protein MENIIEENLTEKEVIISTDPERLHKVLVVTFEITKKRYYFEVLGEEKYKKNDKVIVETIRGKEIGIASSNPIMMKEKDLVLPLKPVLKLASDKEVETYIEQKLEAEEAFKICKEKISKHQLEMKLITSEYTFDKSKLIFYFTANGRIDFRELVKDLALIFRTRIELRQIGVRDEARILGNIGPCGKELCCKTFINRFDSVSVKMARDQGLVINPTKISGVCGRLLCCINYEYAQYEEALKDFPAVNQSVGTQMGEGKVVSISPLNGFLYIDVQDKGISRFNIEDIKFNRKEASILKNMKSKEEIENRILEKE
- a CDS encoding JAB domain-containing protein, whose translation is MDENINLGHRNRIRQKFLENGIKTFLDYEILELLLTYSIPRKDTKVIAKELIKKYKTVNAVLKADYNDIKSLNIKGLGENSITFLKLIGDVSTVLYEQSIKEKPVEYSSEEKILNKDMLLKYLRSKIAFGNIEKFYVIYLSSSNEVIKFEENSSGTLDRSSVYPREIYKNVIKLNAKSIILAHNHPSGNINPSKSDIDLTNEIAKGLKNFGAILIEHIIITKNSYFSFLEEGLI
- the cobT gene encoding nicotinate-nucleotide--dimethylbenzimidazole phosphoribosyltransferase, whose protein sequence is MKIELKTKKDLFDLTNSIEKVNLENIKKAQNELNRKMKPAGSLGILEEICKKIAGIYGYPLKKVEKKCHIVAAADNGVIEEGVSSCPIEYTAIVSEAMLNKIAAIGIFTNQLNIEFNLIDVGIKNDIKGTYPNFFNKKIRRGTNNFYKEKAMSEEECLQAIFIGIDIIYKKAKEFDIFSNGEMGIANTTTSSALLYSILKENIDEVVGLGGGLSQEGLNKKKKVIKEACEKYNTFDMDIVDMISSVGGLDIACMVGMYIGCALNKKLMLVDGFISSVAALLACKINPLIQDYLLFTHKSEEPGVNLILNHLNEKVFLNMNMRLGEGTGAVFAYPMIECAIEMINTMKSPEEVYKLFN
- a CDS encoding histidine phosphatase family protein; translated protein: MGKLILVRHGQTELNYNKVFFGKLNPSLNELGIEQANMAKKKLLNISYDNIYSSPLKRAKETAEICNHLKKDIIFDKDIEELNFGIFEGLTYEEILAKYPEEAKLMEKDWKNFNYKTGESPFQMYERVISFLKRLDFSKDNLVVAHWGIINSILAYLIAGNMDVYWKFDIKNGSVVVLEGNLDFCYLTRLD
- the cobS gene encoding adenosylcobinamide-GDP ribazoletransferase; translated protein: MKGFLLLLSFMTRLPMPNLKYEEEKLGKSMKFFPLVGIIIGFILLVFTLGISYLSKNLTVSVLPLTVIVIILVDIVITGGLHLDGLADTFDGIFSYRSKQKMLEIMKDSRIGSNGVLALILYFLIKFVLLFSIASEYGGEYLMFAVLTYPVASRLCSVVSCASAPYARATGMGKMFADNTKLFDVIIAFILTVAYIFVSLIDKKIMLINFIIILILIFISYGFSKLIERKIGGITGDTLGALVELTSLLYLFLILYLPSFFLY
- the cobU gene encoding bifunctional adenosylcobinamide kinase/adenosylcobinamide-phosphate guanylyltransferase; translated protein: MGKIIFFTGGARSGKSKFAEEYIKEKKYEKKIYFATAIPFDEEMKDRVKKHIERRGESWITIEAYKNLVSNLDKYILEAQVILFDCITNFVTNFMIMDREVDWDNVNIDVVNKIETEIVVEITKFLEYLKSKEIDCVFVTNEVGFGLVPEYPLGRYFRDICGRINQIVASYSDEAYLAISGIKVKIK